In the genome of Peromyscus eremicus chromosome 1, PerEre_H2_v1, whole genome shotgun sequence, the window TGGGACAAGCCTACGAGAAAATCCAGAGTACGAGAGGGGAACTGCCGCACTCCTCTGGCCTCACAGCCGGGGCTCCGCGAGCATTCGAAAGGCCAGGGCACACCTGCCCTGTCTCGCGGTGCACCTCCCcgaacactccccccccccccccccccccccccgccgagGATCCGTGCTATTCCTAGCCCGCTCCTATGTCCAGGGTCTGCTTAGAGTAGGATAGGAGGTTTCAGCACCTCCCACTAGACTGGCCCGGCATTCTCCCGCCCCACCTTCATGCTGCTCTCAGCTCTGGGTCCCTCTTCGCAAGAGCTCGAGTCTCTGGACTCCATCGTGGTCTCCTGCGAGCCCAGGAAAGTCCACACTCTGCCATGTCCTGTCCTTCCGATGGCCTGATCCTCGGAGCGCATCGCGATCGTAATCAAAGTGGAGCGAAAGCAAGGCAAAGCGCTGATCTAAAGGCTGGGTACCATCAGCAGCCAGGGGTCCAGAGGGCGGTGTGCTCCGCACTGGAGGGAACTCAGCTCCCGCTGGTCGCTGGCGGCGCCCAATCCGATCCTGAGAGTGCAGATGAGCCTAGGAAGCCCGTACACTGAAACCTCCAGGCGCTAGGGGCCACCGGAATTTGGGTGAGGATCCCATGCTCCAGGTCTTTCACGAGTCAGGGGCGACCACAGAACTTATTTCCAGTTCCCGCCATAAAATGGCGTTCCAAGCCTTGACCTGTTGGAGACCCGTGGCGTCAAGACCCGGACACTCACTGTAAAAAAACGAAAATGAACTTCTAAGAAGACCAGTGAGAACGGACGTTGAGGCCCCTACATGGAGCCACCCGGTACCCTTTCTTCCATGACACAAAAACCCCGGAGACCAGGGCAAAAAGGGAAAGTCGTTATTAACAAACTGCTCCACAAAGGCACAGGACCTCTGCCTAGATCCCCGGGACAGGAAACAGTCGGTTCTGTCTCCACAGGTTGTATCAAAATCACTAGGTATTACAAGGTTAACCGGAAGCACCACCCAAGAGAAGAAAAGTACAACCTTCTCACAGCCCGCCTTGCTCCGCTCTAGCCCACTACAATTTCAGTTAACCCTTCAGCAATTCTATGGAGTGAGAGGCCCCTGTACTAGAAAAGGCATTAGGGCCAAGTGGACCCCACAGGTCAGTCTATAGCCTGTACTCTGCCCTCTAGACTGCAAGTGCACACCCATCTTAAGTCACTGAATGTGGGGATCTTTTCGTCTTGGACCTTGAATTCCGAGGCCGCTGCATCCTGGGCCTCGCTGCCTAAGCCTCTGAGGCTCGCTGGAAAGCCGCGGGCAGGCGAATCCTGGCCCTGGGTCTCAAAGTCTGGCTCAAGTAACCTCCCAGAAGAATGCCTAATAATCAGAAAACCTCGAGAAGGCCGGGCCTCTTCCCAATACCCCATCCAACTTCAACGAGTTCAGAACCGCGGGGCTGGGCAACTTATTCTAATAGGCATGTGCGTAGTACCAGGGCCACTGGCCTTGCCCCGACATTGCCTGGAGCCAATTGTCAGTTGAGGGATTTTGGTAGATCCGAGAGAGCCAAATCTAGCCATTTGCTCACTAGACTCCACCCTTTTGTGTTCAAGAAAATGATACCCACAAGTTCACTCCAGCTGGCACCACCACAAGCTGGGAGGCTAAAAAGCCACAGTACGGGGCTTGGGCCCTGGTCCAGGATGGAGCCCCCTGACCCGTGGCGTCCAGCCTTCCCAGGCTCTTCCCTGAACTGGGCATACTGAGCCTGTGGAGTGGATCTTGAAATCTACATTCTTTCGGTCGATAAAATATGTTCTCGtattttttcctgattttctcATTAAAACCTTTGCCTAACTAAACTCCCATCCAACGGGATTTATTTCATCTCTGGGGAGATAAATCAGGGGGCAAATTTACAGCCCCGGAGGCACCTGCCGCGCTAATGGGCCCTTCATGGAGTGCATGGCCCGCGGGGGCGCGCGCAGACGGGCAGGACATTGGCCAATGGCCTGGTCGCCAGTGCCTACAGCCAATCAGCGCGCGCGCCGCGCCCAGGCCCCGCGGTTATCAGTGCGTCCGTCCCGCGCGGCGCCGCTCCGACCGGCCCCGGAgcagccgccgccaccgccgATCCTAGTATCCCTGCCTTCTCTCTGACCGCTGCCCATTCCGTGCAGCAACCATCGGTCCTCCCGCTTTCCTGCGGGGGCCGTCGGCGTCCGTCTGAACGCGTTCCACGCGTCCCAGTGCAGCCGGCGCCCGTCGGTGCCGCGCTCAAACTTCCCGAGTCGGAGGGCGCGGGCGGTGGCAGCGGGGCCCGGATGGGAGCCCGggtcggcggcggcggcgcccaTGGACGCTAACCGGCCGGGCGCGTTTGTGCTGAGCAGCGCGCCGCTGGCCGCGCTGCACAACATGGCTGAGATGAAGACGTCGCTGTTCCCCTATGCGCTGCAGGGCCCGGCCGGCTTCAAGGCGCCCGCCCTAGGCAGCCTTGGCGCGCAGTTGCCTCTAGGCACTCCGCACGGCATCAGCGACATCCTGGGACGGCCGGTGGGCGCAGCGGGTGGCGGcctcctgggaggcctgccccgcCTCAACGGGCTCGCCTCGTCTGCAGGTGTCTACTTCGGGCCCGCGGCAGCCGTGGCACGGGGCTACCCCAAACCGCTGGCGGAATTGCCTGGGCGCCCGCCCATCTTCTGGCCGGGAGTGGTGCAGGGCTCTCCCTGGAGGGACCCGCGCCTGGCCGGCTCGGGTAAGTGACCCGCGCGGGATGCGGTGAGGAGCGGGGCTGGGCGCGGGCCGCGGACTGCGCTCACCGGCTCTTCTTCGCAGCCCAAGCCGGCGGGATCCTGGACAAGGATGGCAAGAAGAAACACTCGCGGCCGACTTTCTCGGGCCAGCAGATCTTCGCGCTGGAGAAGACTTTCGAGCAGACCAAATACCTGGCAGGCCCAGAGCGCGCGCGGCTTGCCTACTCTCTGGGAATGACCGAGAGCCAGGTGAAGGTGAGCTCGAATGGGCCGGGGTCCAGCAGTATTGACGCGGGCCCAGAGCCCGCGTCCTGCGAACGGCGGGAGAGCGGCCGTTCGGCTGCGGCCCGACCGCGGAAAGCGCTGATGCCAGGCGGGTCCAGAGTGCTGGTCTGGTGTGGCGAGCCTCGGTGCCCGCCTGATGgtccctccccaaccccccaggTGTGGTTCCAGAATCGGCGGACCAAGTGGCGCAAGCGGCACGCGGCGGAGATGGCGTCGGCTAAAAAGAAGCAGGACTCGGATGCCGAGAAGCTGAAGGTGGGTGGCTCAGACGTGGAGGACGATGACGAGTACAACCGGCCCCTGGACCCCAACTCCGACGACGAGAAGATCACGCGGCTTCTCAAAAAGCACAAACCCTCGAACTTGGCGCTGGTTAGCCCGTGCGGCGGCAGCGCGGGGGACGCCTTGTGAGGACGAGGCCAGGCCAGAGAACCCAGGAACCGGGGCGCGCGGCATGCCCCGACGCCAGCCGCCCAGCCgcagtgtgtatatatatttttacagaATAAGTTATAAAGCGGACATTGGCGCGGCCTCGGCGTGAGGCGTGGAGCGCGGGGTTTGGGCCGTTCACTTTGTATAATCAATAAATTATTTAACACGTCCCCGTCGGAGCCGTGGCTCCCAAGGCTGCACATCGTGTTTCTTCCTTATGGAGCTGGCGCCAGCGGGCGGGCAGGCAGCAGCACCCTCCAGATCCCACCTAGCCTGTTCCCCCTGTGGGCGCCAGGGCCTGGCGCAGGGGGGCGCGACAGTGCTTGATGACGACCCAGGGCCCGTGTGCGCGTTGGGTTCAGAGGCTGAGCGCATGGTGATGGTCCCAGAGCGCACGCATGGTGATGGTCCCAGAGCGCACGCACGGTGATGGCAGCTTACAGGAGCACGGAAGTGGTGAGACTTGAGCGTCTGGAGCCCAGGCCAAGCAAAGGCAGTTTCCACCGCCCTGGGAAGGGAAGGACACCGCAGTGTAGTGCTTGAAGGAGCGGGACCAGCAGGGAACTCGGTGGAAGAGACCCCAGGTATGATTTCCATTTCCCATGGCCAGAGACGTGGCATCCGCTGCACCCCTACCTGAGATGTACAGTGCTGGGTGTCCTTGACTCAAATGAATGAAGTTGGGGCAGACATTAACTAAACCACACTTGAAGGGGACCCCAAAGTCCAGCAAGGCTTGTCCCCATTGCAAGCAGTGTGCACCCTCgcgctattttattttttttaaatttctttcttttttttgcaagCTGGGGcaaagtgtgtgagtgtgccctGTTATTTAGTGCCGTTGTCCTGGTTCGGGCCAAATCAGCACTGTCTCAAGCGTGGACTGCGTTCT includes:
- the Nkx6-2 gene encoding homeobox protein Nkx-6.2, which encodes MDANRPGAFVLSSAPLAALHNMAEMKTSLFPYALQGPAGFKAPALGSLGAQLPLGTPHGISDILGRPVGAAGGGLLGGLPRLNGLASSAGVYFGPAAAVARGYPKPLAELPGRPPIFWPGVVQGSPWRDPRLAGSAQAGGILDKDGKKKHSRPTFSGQQIFALEKTFEQTKYLAGPERARLAYSLGMTESQVKVWFQNRRTKWRKRHAAEMASAKKKQDSDAEKLKVGGSDVEDDDEYNRPLDPNSDDEKITRLLKKHKPSNLALVSPCGGSAGDAL